The sequence TGACGAAACGCTCCTCGGCGAACTGTGCGCCGACCTGATCCAGGAGGTCCTCGATGCACGATCCTGATCTGCATCTCGGCCGAAGGTTCGTCGAGACCCGACAACCTGAAGGACGAGTACTTCTATGCGCCGTCACCGGCTCACACCACTACGGGTTCGCCTCGGCCGACAGCGACCTGGACTTGAAGGGTATTCACCTGGTGCCGACGAAGAGCTGGCTGGGGCTCGAGACGCCGGCGGAGACCCACGATCGGATGGAATGGTACGATGACGTCGAATGCGACCTGACGCTCCACGAGGCCAGAAAGGCATTGGGGCTGCTGGTCAACGGCAACGGCAACATGCTGGAGAGAATACTCTCCCCGTATCAATTGTTTCCAACACCGGAACTGAATGACCTGAAGCGCCTGGCCAAGCAAGCGCTGTCGCGGCGCTTTGCACGGCACTATCTGGGCTACTTCAGCGGACAGATTGCCGAGCACCAGAAGTTGCCGGAACCGCGACTCAAGACCATGCTCTACACGTTCCGGGTGGCTCTGACGGGGGCCCACCTGCTGCGTACCGCTCATCTGCTCGTGGACCTGAACATGTCGGCGCGGGAGTACGGCCAAACCGTGATTCTAGAAGCGATTGCACTCAAGCAGGAACACGGGGAAAAGGCCACGCTGCCTCCGACGCTGGACCAGGAACTGCGGCGGCGCTGGCCCGACCTGGAGGCACTCATCCAGGAGTCGCTGGCGAGCAGTCCGCTGCCGGAGGAAGCGCCCAACCGGGAGGACCTTTCCGAGTGGCTCCGGCAGGCACGAATCAAGGACCTTCAGGACCCGGCGCGCAATTGAGGTGGTCTCCGACATGAAGATGTACATCCTGATCCGCGACGATGTCCCGACGGGTTTCGCATTGTTGGCGGCCG is a genomic window of bacterium containing:
- a CDS encoding nucleotidyltransferase domain-containing protein yields the protein MHDPDLHLGRRFVETRQPEGRVLLCAVTGSHHYGFASADSDLDLKGIHLVPTKSWLGLETPAETHDRMEWYDDVECDLTLHEARKALGLLVNGNGNMLERILSPYQLFPTPELNDLKRLAKQALSRRFARHYLGYFSGQIAEHQKLPEPRLKTMLYTFRVALTGAHLLRTAHLLVDLNMSAREYGQTVILEAIALKQEHGEKATLPPTLDQELRRRWPDLEALIQESLASSPLPEEAPNREDLSEWLRQARIKDLQDPARN